In Candidatus Atribacteria bacterium, a single window of DNA contains:
- a CDS encoding MFS transporter, which produces MLNSRLKKTMSDKEKKEIKSILSLSAVGHSYNDMYFFIIPFLLPLFREQFNLNYFQSGLILTIHVALRSIFSLLFGYVGDKYEKKIIIASGFVCSSIFLGGLIWVNNIHTIIAFLFLLAIGVSTFHPLATAMVRENSQKHQRGRYLSLFSAAGTAGIMIASLLFGFLVQIFGWKMTCLLLSFPGYFLAYKYLKSKKGKKNPKTEAEKKIKQSYIYLFLISMGIRSLGFWAVLSFLPVYATDDLGIKPEVSAWIVTIIFSGVFLGSLISSKLIDRSNPLILVLSTTIVTTFLLLSITFVTQFILIILLVGNLGILEGIFFPSQNTWLTFICPINHQGKIFGISLFAEGISATIAPTLYGWIADQSNLVWSYRFAALPLFISFLLFLILHFLENKYNKAYKLALKLPS; this is translated from the coding sequence ATGCTTAATTCGAGGTTAAAGAAGACCATGTCCGATAAAGAAAAGAAAGAAATAAAATCAATATTAAGCTTAAGTGCTGTAGGTCATTCCTATAATGATATGTATTTTTTCATTATACCTTTTCTCTTACCTCTTTTTAGAGAACAATTTAACCTTAACTATTTTCAATCTGGACTAATTTTAACTATTCACGTTGCTTTGAGGTCTATTTTTTCCTTACTTTTCGGTTACGTCGGTGATAAATATGAGAAAAAAATAATAATAGCTAGTGGCTTTGTCTGTTCCTCTATTTTTTTAGGTGGCTTGATCTGGGTAAATAATATTCACACTATTATTGCTTTTTTATTTCTATTAGCTATCGGTGTTTCAACTTTTCATCCCCTGGCAACCGCTATGGTGAGAGAGAATTCCCAGAAACACCAGAGAGGGCGTTACCTAAGTCTATTTTCTGCCGCAGGAACTGCCGGAATAATGATTGCAAGTCTATTATTCGGTTTTTTGGTTCAAATATTCGGATGGAAGATGACCTGCTTATTGCTCTCTTTTCCCGGTTATTTTCTTGCCTATAAATATCTAAAATCAAAAAAGGGTAAAAAAAATCCAAAAACAGAAGCAGAGAAGAAGATCAAACAAAGTTATATTTATTTATTTCTTATAAGTATGGGTATTCGAAGCCTGGGATTCTGGGCAGTTCTTTCCTTTCTCCCTGTTTACGCTACAGATGATCTGGGTATAAAACCAGAGGTTTCTGCCTGGATTGTCACTATAATTTTTTCAGGAGTATTTCTGGGCAGCCTCATTTCCAGTAAGCTTATAGATAGAAGTAATCCGCTTATCCTGGTTTTATCAACCACTATTGTCACAACATTCCTGCTTTTATCTATTACTTTTGTTACTCAGTTTATACTCATTATCTTACTGGTCGGTAACTTGGGTATTTTAGAAGGAATATTTTTCCCTTCTCAAAATACCTGGTTAACTTTTATTTGTCCCATTAATCATCAGGGGAAAATATTTGGAATAAGTCTTTTTGCGGAGGGAATTTCCGCCACGATTGCTCCTACTCTCTACGGATGGATTGCAGACCAAAGCAATTTAGTTTGGTCTTATCGCTTCGCAGCTCTTCCTCTTTTTATTAGCTTCCTTCTATTTCTGATACTTCATTTTTTGGAGAATAAATATAATAAAGCTTATAAATTGGCGCTCAAGCTTCCATCGTAA
- a CDS encoding rubrerythrin, producing MKNIMIGGKKMNIYKYAMKMEKDGENYYRELAGKTSDIGLQTLLKMLADDEAKHYNIIEKMMKTDVSIELVETDILESAKNIFVKIKGKKQVFDFDLPEINLYRHAWKIEEKSHKFYIEMGDKVEIESQRKIFLKLAEEEKKHMFLLENLIEFVSRPETWIENAEFNHLDEY from the coding sequence TTGAAAAATATAATGATAGGAGGAAAGAAAATGAATATTTATAAGTATGCCATGAAGATGGAAAAAGACGGTGAAAATTATTATCGTGAACTTGCTGGCAAAACAAGTGATATAGGACTCCAGACACTTCTAAAAATGTTAGCTGATGACGAAGCCAAACATTATAATATTATTGAAAAAATGATGAAAACCGATGTAAGTATAGAATTGGTAGAGACAGATATATTAGAGAGTGCTAAAAATATCTTTGTTAAAATTAAAGGGAAAAAACAAGTATTTGACTTTGACTTACCAGAGATAAATTTATACCGCCATGCCTGGAAAATTGAAGAAAAGAGTCATAAGTTTTATATAGAAATGGGTGACAAGGTGGAAATCGAGTCACAAAGGAAAATATTTTTAAAATTAGCGGAAGAAGAAAAAAAGCATATGTTTCTATTAGAAAACTTGATTGAATTTGTTTCCAGACCCGAAACGTGGATTGAAAATGCAGAATTTAATCATTTGGATGAATATTAA
- a CDS encoding ArsR family transcriptional regulator codes for MVKYLIKVFQKVDKYFLIDYNNCMMTQINKNTKKEHRNKDEECCGIQGIPDPNFLKAVSDSTRLRILAHLVEAKEPEIVSEIAKSFPVDVSVVSRHLAILRKEGILLAEKQGKEVYYSVRYEFLSSIFRGFARAIESCCPPKEKKG; via the coding sequence ATGGTGAAATATTTAATAAAAGTATTTCAAAAAGTTGACAAATATTTTTTGATAGATTACAATAATTGCATGATGACACAAATAAACAAAAATACAAAAAAAGAACATAGAAATAAAGACGAAGAATGCTGTGGTATCCAAGGAATCCCCGATCCGAATTTTTTAAAGGCAGTTAGCGATTCTACCAGACTTCGTATTTTGGCTCATTTAGTGGAAGCTAAGGAACCTGAAATAGTTAGTGAGATTGCTAAAAGCTTTCCGGTTGATGTATCTGTAGTGTCACGTCATCTTGCAATACTTCGTAAAGAGGGAATTCTGCTTGCAGAGAAGCAGGGCAAAGAGGTTTATTATTCGGTACGATACGAGTTTTTATCTTCAATCTTTCGGGGTTTTGCGCGAGCAATTGAATCATGTTGTCCGCCTAAAGAGAAAAAAGGATAA
- a CDS encoding GYD domain-containing protein: protein MTTYFMFGKYSPEAIKGISSERTKKANDAILKLGGKIVAQYALLGDKDLVFIVNLPGVEEVIQASANLHKLTGIAFSSTPAITIEKFDEILS from the coding sequence ATGACGACTTATTTCATGTTTGGCAAATATTCCCCTGAAGCTATAAAGGGAATTAGTTCTGAGCGTACAAAAAAAGCTAATGATGCTATCTTGAAACTTGGTGGCAAGATAGTTGCCCAATATGCACTACTGGGAGATAAGGATTTGGTTTTTATTGTAAATTTACCCGGTGTAGAAGAGGTAATTCAAGCTTCTGCAAATTTGCATAAATTAACCGGTATCGCCTTTTCTTCCACCCCCGCAATTACTATAGAAAAATTTGATGAAATTCTTTCATAA
- a CDS encoding pyridoxamine 5'-phosphate oxidase family protein, translating into MRRKEKEILNKKLMISFIEKAIICRVGMCWQDMPYVIPMNFGYRNNNIFLHSASEGRKLDILRNNNKVCIEFDIDVELVQSPKVCKTSMKYKSVLIFGKAVILKDMVEKKQALDIIMHHYNDHNSSSLFHYSEDVLEKVTMVKVKIEEMTGKESKK; encoded by the coding sequence ATGAGAAGAAAAGAAAAAGAAATATTGAATAAAAAATTGATGATATCTTTTATTGAAAAAGCAATTATTTGCCGGGTTGGAATGTGCTGGCAAGATATGCCTTACGTAATACCTATGAATTTTGGTTATCGGAATAATAATATTTTTTTGCATTCCGCCAGTGAAGGACGCAAGCTGGATATTCTTCGGAATAATAATAAGGTTTGTATAGAATTTGATATTGATGTAGAACTGGTGCAATCTCCAAAAGTATGCAAGACCAGCATGAAGTACAAGAGTGTCCTGATTTTCGGAAAAGCAGTTATTTTAAAAGATATGGTAGAAAAGAAGCAAGCCTTAGATATTATCATGCACCACTACAATGACCATAATTCTTCCTCTTTATTTCATTACTCCGAAGATGTTTTAGAAAAAGTAACCATGGTTAAAGTAAAAATTGAAGAAATGACCGGTAAGGAGTCAAAGAAATAA
- a CDS encoding cation-translocating P-type ATPase: MSENKKSFSITGMTCITCANTVENSLKKIDGVKFASVNLATESAFLISEKDISLEKIKKAVEEAGYGISTEPAEDLEKKRYDLARKNLIFSWIITFPLSLLMILNMIGYAVPYFMWIELIFGGVVIFYSGRATIKGAWIALTHVHTNMDTLIFIGSLACWITVLLSSLGLSIISFGTIGAMIVTIHLTGRFIESRLRDKAAKEIKALIKLQAKEARVIFSEGESTIPIEAVKVGFLVLVKPGERIPVDGKVEEGISSVDESMISGESLPITKNKGSKVTGGSLNLTGSFKVRVDKVGEESFLSQMVDLIKEAQGTKIPIQALADRITLWFVPAIIILALMSGIIWTFQFEEFQGFLSYMRGLFPWILNTDNSISFAIFVFISTIVIACPCALGLAIPMALVSGTGLAAKKGMIIRNAEAIQTSKDIKIVMMDKTGTITQGNPHIINHSLSNEEMKIVAGIESNSNHPLAKAISSFQKSDVKPEKIEEISGEGVKAVVKGDEYFIGKPKSTEKYLQLLKEGKIVIEVYKNNINIGSITIEDSIREDSNKAVSKLKSSGIDSIMLSGDNLKTAQAIARQVGIEKVYAGIKPEDKLNIIRQYQEKGSKILMVGDGINDAASLKGADIGVAIGEGADLAIDSADIVIVKGGISRIVDSIEISRKTFRIIRQNLFWAFFYNVIVIPLAMAGLLHPAIAEGAMAVSSITVILNSLRIK; the protein is encoded by the coding sequence ATGAGTGAAAACAAAAAAAGCTTTTCAATTACCGGAATGACCTGTATTACCTGTGCGAATACTGTTGAAAATTCCTTGAAAAAAATTGATGGAGTAAAGTTTGCATCGGTCAACCTGGCAACTGAAAGTGCTTTTTTGATCAGCGAAAAAGATATATCTTTAGAAAAGATAAAGAAAGCAGTAGAAGAAGCAGGCTATGGTATTTCAACCGAACCGGCAGAAGATTTAGAAAAGAAAAGATATGACCTTGCTAGAAAGAATCTTATCTTTTCCTGGATCATTACTTTCCCTTTATCTTTGTTAATGATCTTGAATATGATAGGTTATGCTGTTCCTTATTTCATGTGGATAGAATTAATCTTTGGTGGGGTAGTAATTTTTTATAGTGGTAGAGCTACTATTAAAGGAGCCTGGATAGCTCTTACCCATGTTCATACCAATATGGATACTCTCATTTTTATTGGCTCACTTGCTTGTTGGATAACTGTCCTATTAAGTTCATTAGGACTTTCCATCATCTCTTTCGGAACCATAGGTGCCATGATTGTGACTATTCATCTTACCGGTAGATTTATTGAATCACGTCTTCGAGACAAGGCAGCCAAAGAAATAAAGGCTCTTATCAAACTCCAAGCAAAAGAAGCTCGGGTAATATTTTCTGAAGGAGAATCAACCATACCTATTGAAGCAGTTAAAGTCGGATTTTTGGTTTTAGTGAAACCCGGAGAAAGAATTCCTGTAGACGGAAAAGTAGAAGAGGGGATTTCTTCCGTAGATGAATCCATGATTAGTGGAGAATCTTTACCGATAACTAAAAATAAAGGGAGTAAGGTAACCGGTGGTTCTCTAAATCTTACCGGTAGTTTTAAAGTAAGAGTTGATAAAGTTGGCGAAGAATCTTTCCTTTCTCAGATGGTCGATTTAATCAAAGAAGCACAGGGGACTAAAATTCCTATTCAAGCTTTAGCTGATAGAATTACCCTTTGGTTTGTTCCCGCAATTATTATCCTGGCACTGATGAGTGGTATAATCTGGACTTTTCAATTCGAAGAATTTCAGGGATTTCTTTCCTATATGCGAGGATTATTCCCCTGGATATTAAATACCGACAATTCGATTTCTTTTGCGATATTTGTTTTTATTTCTACTATCGTTATTGCCTGCCCTTGTGCCTTGGGATTAGCTATCCCTATGGCTTTGGTTTCCGGAACCGGACTGGCAGCTAAAAAAGGAATGATCATTAGGAATGCAGAAGCCATTCAAACTTCTAAAGATATTAAAATAGTGATGATGGATAAAACCGGTACTATTACCCAGGGTAATCCCCATATTATTAATCATTCTCTTTCTAATGAAGAAATGAAAATTGTTGCGGGAATTGAAAGTAATTCCAATCATCCTTTGGCCAAGGCTATATCCTCTTTTCAAAAATCAGATGTAAAACCAGAAAAAATTGAAGAGATAAGCGGAGAAGGGGTTAAGGCAGTAGTAAAAGGGGATGAATATTTTATCGGAAAGCCAAAATCCACAGAAAAATATTTACAGCTCCTTAAAGAAGGCAAAATTGTGATAGAAGTTTACAAAAATAATATAAATATTGGATCAATAACTATTGAAGACTCCATTAGGGAAGATTCGAATAAAGCAGTATCGAAACTTAAAAGCTCGGGTATAGATTCAATCATGTTAAGCGGTGATAACCTCAAGACTGCTCAGGCAATAGCCCGTCAAGTAGGGATAGAAAAAGTGTATGCCGGTATTAAGCCTGAAGATAAACTCAATATTATAAGGCAATATCAAGAAAAAGGCTCGAAGATTTTAATGGTAGGAGATGGAATAAATGATGCAGCTTCTCTTAAAGGAGCAGATATCGGGGTGGCTATAGGGGAAGGGGCTGATTTGGCAATAGATAGCGCTGATATTGTGATAGTAAAAGGTGGGATATCTCGCATAGTAGATAGTATTGAAATTTCTCGAAAAACCTTTCGAATTATTAGGCAGAATTTGTTCTGGGCATTTTTTTACAACGTTATTGTTATCCCTCTGGCTATGGCAGGATTATTGCACCCGGCAATAGCCGAAGGAGCTATGGCTGTAAGTTCCATCACAGTTATTTTAAATTCATTAAGAATCAAATAA
- the arsM gene encoding arsenite methyltransferase, with protein MDSKEKEVNAKKVREEIKKSYAQAISRKNASCCNCTEETDCCVKAKDIGYNEEDINDLLTDSNITTFGCGNPLAFSEVREGDVVLDLGAGAGLDLLIAARKVGSSGRVIGVDMTEEMIGKAKENIKAAGVKNVEVRKGLIEDLPVESSSVDWVISNCVINLSPEKEKVFSEISRVLKPGGRMVVSDMVGENIPERLRENKDLYCACISGVISEKEYISGLHKAGLEKIKVIERKTYQWDELESFIKSTPGISEDINRIAIGSEIKVASIKISAYKPVL; from the coding sequence ATGGATTCAAAAGAAAAGGAAGTTAATGCTAAAAAGGTCAGAGAGGAAATAAAAAAAAGTTACGCCCAGGCAATATCACGGAAAAACGCAAGCTGTTGTAATTGTACAGAAGAAACAGATTGTTGCGTTAAGGCAAAAGATATAGGATATAACGAAGAAGATATTAATGATCTTCTTACTGATTCCAATATTACCACTTTCGGTTGTGGGAATCCATTGGCTTTCAGTGAAGTCAGGGAAGGGGATGTTGTGCTTGACCTGGGTGCTGGTGCCGGGCTTGATCTTTTGATCGCTGCCCGTAAGGTAGGATCCTCAGGTCGGGTTATTGGAGTGGATATGACCGAAGAGATGATCGGTAAAGCGAAAGAAAATATCAAAGCTGCAGGAGTTAAGAATGTTGAGGTGCGCAAAGGGTTGATCGAGGATCTTCCTGTTGAATCATCTTCAGTTGACTGGGTTATTTCTAACTGTGTCATTAACCTTTCTCCGGAGAAAGAAAAAGTATTTTCGGAGATTAGTCGGGTATTAAAACCAGGTGGCCGTATGGTAGTATCCGATATGGTGGGGGAAAACATTCCGGAACGGTTAAGAGAAAATAAAGACTTATACTGTGCCTGTATTTCCGGAGTGATCAGTGAAAAGGAATATATTTCCGGCTTGCATAAAGCAGGACTTGAAAAAATAAAGGTTATTGAGCGAAAAACATACCAATGGGATGAACTGGAATCGTTTATAAAATCAACTCCGGGAATAAGCGAGGATATCAATCGGATTGCTATAGGATCAGAGATTAAAGTAGCTAGTATTAAAATCTCTGCTTATAAACCCGTGCTCTAA
- a CDS encoding pyridoxal phosphate-dependent aminotransferase has protein sequence MKYDFDKVIDRTNYHSVKWDELDTIFGAKDILPMWVADMEFRSPKPVIEAIRKAAEHGIYGYTSRPDSYYQAIIGWMEKRHHWKVKKDWLAFSPGVVPALSFIIRAFTEPGDKVVIQPPVYYPFFRVIENNGCHVVNNPLKFGNKKYFMDYDDLERKVSDPRVKLLILCSPHNPVGRVWQKEELIILGEICIKHNIMVVSDEIHADILFKGHKHTPFAKISPAYAHNSITCTAPSKTFNLAGLQTSTIIIPNKKYYKIYQNILDSLTLNENNVFGLVALESAFRYGEEWLEQLLTYLKTNLEFLSRYFRENIPKIKVIKPEGTYLIWLDCRQLGLNVQDLNNLMINKAKVALDDGCWFGIGGEGFMRINIACPRSMLEEGLKRIERAVNSM, from the coding sequence ATGAAATATGACTTTGATAAGGTTATCGATCGAACTAACTATCACTCCGTAAAGTGGGATGAACTGGACACTATTTTTGGAGCCAAAGATATACTTCCTATGTGGGTTGCCGATATGGAGTTTAGGTCACCGAAACCGGTAATCGAAGCTATAAGAAAAGCAGCCGAGCATGGTATTTATGGCTATACCTCGAGGCCGGATTCCTATTACCAGGCAATCATTGGTTGGATGGAGAAAAGACATCATTGGAAAGTGAAAAAAGATTGGCTGGCTTTCAGTCCGGGAGTTGTTCCTGCTTTAAGTTTTATTATCAGAGCATTTACGGAACCCGGTGACAAGGTGGTCATTCAACCGCCGGTTTATTATCCCTTTTTTCGGGTAATAGAAAATAACGGTTGCCATGTAGTGAATAATCCCTTAAAATTTGGTAACAAAAAATATTTTATGGATTACGATGATTTAGAAAGAAAAGTTAGCGACCCCAGAGTGAAGCTATTAATTCTATGCAGTCCACATAATCCGGTGGGACGGGTATGGCAAAAAGAAGAGCTTATCATACTGGGAGAAATTTGTATAAAACATAATATTATGGTTGTTTCTGATGAAATCCATGCAGATATCTTGTTTAAAGGTCACAAGCATACACCTTTTGCGAAAATTTCACCCGCATATGCTCATAATTCAATTACCTGCACGGCGCCGAGTAAAACCTTTAATTTAGCAGGACTACAGACTTCTACCATCATTATCCCCAACAAAAAATATTACAAAATTTATCAGAATATCTTGGATAGTTTAACCCTTAACGAGAATAATGTTTTTGGCTTAGTGGCTTTGGAGTCTGCCTTTAGATACGGAGAAGAATGGCTTGAGCAGTTATTGACCTATCTAAAAACAAATTTAGAATTTTTAAGTAGATATTTTAGAGAAAATATACCAAAGATAAAGGTTATTAAACCGGAAGGGACTTATTTGATTTGGTTAGATTGCCGGCAATTAGGATTAAATGTCCAGGATTTAAATAATTTAATGATTAATAAAGCTAAAGTAGCCCTTGATGATGGATGTTGGTTTGGCATAGGAGGGGAGGGCTTTATGAGAATCAATATTGCCTGTCCCCGTTCTATGCTCGAAGAAGGTTTAAAGAGAATAGAAAGAGCAGTTAATAGTATGTAG